GCGGCGGGACTGCGGAGACCAGCGCCGCCTTGGCCAGACGTTTCGTGCCGTGGCGGCCGATGTAGCGGGCGACTTCACCGCCGCCCGTGGAGAAGCCGACCAGGATTGCGTCTTGGCCAGCGATCTGGTTACGGCATCGACGGCCGCCTTGGTGGCGCTGTAGACCGCGGTGTTCGGAAGCGTGAGGGTGCTGGCGCTCGAGCTGATATTGATGATGCTGCCGCCCGCGGAGTCGAAATGCCTTACCGCTTCCTTTGAAGCGAGGATCAGACCGAGGACG
This genomic interval from Candidatus Methylomirabilota bacterium contains the following:
- a CDS encoding SDR family NAD(P)-dependent oxidoreductase, whose translation is MILASKEAVRHFDSAGGSIINISSSASTLTLPNTAVYSATKAAVDAVTRSLAKTQSWSASPRAAVKSPATSAATARNVWPRRRWSPQSRR